A genome region from Nocardioides cynanchi includes the following:
- a CDS encoding AMP-binding protein — MGSEPVGIERRPRSLAHAFWDRVEVAPDAPAYYYPVDGGWQESTWGQTAELVEGLAAGLLALGVGVEDRVAIVSTTRFEWILSALAAWSVGAAVTSVSPGADDDRLAHVLADSGARVVIAEDDDEVRQLWRVRARIRDVAKVVQIDGSYPDQRVLSLDGLLRRGSEHLEEQPRATAQRRYAVRREGLAAIRYPDGSDPQSRGVRLRHSALTYQGAALTSLGVLGENDLLHLAVPLAQTFGQTLLAVQLSGGFPAAVDGDPERLLGSLAVVRPTFLGAPPEMLTRVRAAVSKEQSGRLQRRAMDHAYESARRVRELEAQGTAVPPRVSRRHRSLDRRQLAPVREAFGDRLRFVVAGTASLEAGLMEFFELAGVEVLGSYGVTEAGGAVCVDLPGDHRPGTAGRPLPGTSIRITDDGEVQVAGPGLMEGYHGRRLDTATVLRRGWLSTGDAGVLDEDGRLRILGRRAARFAD; from the coding sequence GTGGGCAGCGAACCCGTGGGGATCGAGCGACGACCTCGGTCCCTGGCCCACGCCTTCTGGGATCGCGTGGAGGTCGCTCCCGACGCTCCCGCCTATTACTACCCGGTCGACGGCGGCTGGCAGGAGTCCACGTGGGGCCAGACCGCCGAGCTCGTCGAGGGGCTCGCGGCCGGGCTGCTCGCCCTCGGGGTCGGCGTCGAGGACCGCGTCGCGATCGTCTCCACCACCCGCTTCGAGTGGATCCTGTCGGCGCTCGCGGCCTGGTCGGTCGGGGCGGCGGTGACCTCGGTCAGCCCCGGTGCCGACGACGACCGTCTCGCCCACGTGCTGGCAGACTCCGGTGCCCGGGTGGTGATCGCCGAGGACGACGACGAGGTCCGCCAGCTGTGGCGGGTCCGGGCCCGGATCCGCGACGTGGCCAAGGTCGTCCAGATCGACGGGAGCTACCCCGACCAGCGGGTGCTCTCCCTGGACGGTCTCCTGCGCCGGGGGTCCGAGCACTTGGAGGAGCAGCCGCGGGCGACCGCGCAGCGCCGTTACGCCGTACGTCGCGAGGGGCTGGCCGCGATCCGGTACCCCGACGGCTCGGACCCGCAGTCGCGCGGGGTCCGGCTGCGGCACTCGGCGCTGACCTATCAGGGTGCCGCGCTCACCTCGCTGGGCGTGCTCGGCGAGAACGACCTGCTCCACCTCGCCGTCCCGTTGGCACAGACCTTCGGGCAGACGCTGCTCGCGGTGCAGCTGAGCGGCGGTTTCCCCGCGGCCGTGGACGGGGATCCCGAGCGGCTGCTGGGCAGCCTCGCGGTCGTGCGCCCGACCTTCCTGGGCGCGCCGCCCGAGATGCTCACCCGGGTCCGGGCGGCGGTGTCCAAGGAGCAGTCCGGGCGGCTCCAGCGCCGGGCGATGGACCACGCCTACGAGAGTGCCCGCCGGGTCCGGGAGCTCGAGGCGCAGGGGACGGCCGTGCCGCCGCGGGTCAGCCGGCGGCACCGCTCGCTGGACCGTCGGCAGCTCGCCCCGGTCCGCGAGGCCTTCGGTGACCGGCTGCGGTTCGTGGTGGCGGGTACCGCGAGCCTGGAGGCGGGGCTCATGGAGTTCTTCGAGCTGGCCGGGGTGGAGGTGCTCGGCAGCTACGGCGTGACCGAGGCCGGGGGTGCGGTCTGTGTGGACCTGCCGGGGGACCACCGCCCGGGCACCGCGGGCCGGCCTCTGCCCGGGACCAGTATTCGCATCACCGACGACGGCGAGGTGCAGGTCGCCGGCCCGGGTCTGATGGAGGGCTACCACGGCCGCCGACTCGACACCGCCACCGTGTTGCGGCGCGGCTGGCTGTCCACCGGGGACGCGGGGGTGCTGGACGAGGACGGACGGCTGCGGATCCTGGGTCGCCGAGCGGCTCGCTTCGCGGACTGA
- the lepA gene encoding translation elongation factor 4: MPPTPGRTDPAVLRNFCIIAHIDHGKSTLADQMLRLTGVVDERHARAQYLDRMDIERERGITIKSQAVRMPWTVPVGNDEGAEPGTYVLNMIDTPGHVDFTYEVSRSLEACEAAVLLVDAAQGIEAQTLANLYLALAADLTIIPVLNKIDLPSAQPEKYAEELAGIIGCDPADVLQTSAKTGLGVERLLNEIVKQTPAPVGDESAPPRALIFDSVYDTYRGVVTYVRVIDGRLSHRDRIKMMSTGAVHEMLEVGVISPEPVKAGDLGVGEVGYLITGVKDVRQSRVGDTVTSQHHGATEALGGYKHPNPMVYSGLYPIDGDDYPTLRDALERLQLNDAALAFEPETSGALGFGFRCGFLGLLHMEITRDRLEREFDLDLISTAPNVVYEVVMEDGSVHTVTNPSEYPDGGKIAEVREPVVRATILSPSDYIGTIMELCQTKRGNLLGMDYLSADRVEMRYTLPMGEIVFDFFDQLKSRTKGYASLDYERSGDQAADLVKVDILLQGEPVDAFSAIVHRDGAYSYGVMLAGKLKELIPRQQFEVPIQAAIGARVIARENIRAMRKDVLAKCYGGDITRKRKLLEKQKEGKKRMKMVGRVEVPQEAFIAALSNAPTGEKTGRK; the protein is encoded by the coding sequence GTGCCGCCGACACCCGGCCGGACCGACCCCGCGGTGCTGCGCAACTTCTGCATCATCGCCCACATCGACCACGGCAAGTCCACGCTGGCCGACCAGATGCTCCGGCTGACCGGCGTGGTCGACGAGCGGCACGCCCGCGCGCAGTACCTCGACCGGATGGACATCGAGCGCGAGCGGGGCATCACGATCAAGAGCCAGGCTGTGCGGATGCCCTGGACCGTGCCGGTCGGCAACGACGAGGGCGCCGAGCCGGGCACCTACGTCCTGAACATGATCGACACCCCGGGCCACGTCGACTTCACCTACGAGGTCTCGCGCTCCCTCGAGGCCTGCGAGGCCGCCGTGCTCCTGGTGGACGCGGCGCAGGGGATCGAGGCCCAGACGCTGGCCAACCTCTACCTCGCGCTGGCCGCCGACCTCACGATCATCCCGGTGCTCAACAAGATCGACCTGCCGTCGGCGCAGCCGGAGAAGTACGCCGAGGAGCTCGCCGGCATCATCGGCTGCGACCCCGCCGACGTGCTGCAGACCTCGGCCAAGACCGGGCTCGGCGTCGAGCGGCTGCTCAACGAGATCGTGAAGCAGACGCCGGCACCGGTGGGCGACGAGAGCGCGCCGCCGCGGGCCCTGATCTTCGACTCGGTCTACGACACCTACCGCGGTGTCGTCACCTACGTCCGGGTCATCGACGGCCGGCTCAGCCATCGCGACCGGATCAAGATGATGTCGACCGGCGCCGTGCACGAGATGCTCGAGGTCGGCGTGATCAGCCCTGAGCCGGTCAAGGCCGGCGACCTGGGGGTCGGCGAGGTCGGCTACCTGATCACCGGCGTGAAGGACGTCCGCCAGTCGCGGGTCGGCGACACCGTCACCAGCCAGCACCACGGCGCCACCGAGGCGCTCGGCGGCTACAAGCACCCCAACCCGATGGTCTACTCCGGGCTCTACCCGATCGACGGCGACGACTACCCGACCCTGCGCGACGCTCTCGAACGGCTCCAGCTGAACGACGCCGCGCTGGCCTTCGAGCCGGAGACCTCGGGAGCGCTCGGCTTCGGCTTCCGGTGCGGCTTCCTCGGCCTGCTGCACATGGAGATCACCCGCGACCGGCTGGAGCGCGAGTTCGACCTCGACCTGATCTCGACCGCGCCCAACGTGGTCTACGAGGTGGTGATGGAGGACGGCAGCGTCCACACGGTCACCAACCCGAGCGAGTACCCCGACGGCGGCAAGATCGCCGAGGTCCGGGAGCCCGTCGTCCGCGCCACGATCCTGAGCCCGAGCGACTACATCGGCACGATCATGGAGCTGTGCCAGACCAAGCGCGGCAACCTGCTCGGGATGGACTACCTCTCCGCCGACCGGGTCGAGATGCGCTACACGCTGCCGATGGGCGAGATCGTCTTCGACTTCTTCGACCAGCTCAAGTCGCGCACCAAGGGCTACGCCTCGCTCGACTACGAGCGCTCCGGCGACCAGGCGGCCGACCTGGTCAAGGTCGACATCCTGCTCCAGGGCGAGCCGGTCGACGCGTTCAGCGCGATCGTGCACCGCGACGGTGCCTACTCCTACGGCGTGATGCTGGCGGGCAAGCTCAAGGAGCTGATCCCGCGACAGCAGTTCGAGGTGCCGATCCAGGCCGCGATCGGGGCCCGGGTGATCGCGCGGGAGAACATCCGCGCGATGCGCAAGGACGTGCTCGCCAAGTGCTACGGCGGTGACATCACCCGCAAGCGCAAGCTGCTGGAGAAGCAGAAGGAGGGCAAGAAGCGGATGAAGATGGTGGGCCGTGTCGAGGTGCCCCAGGAGGCCTTCATCGCCGCGCTGTCCAACGCTCCGACCGGTGAGAAGACCGGCAGGAAGTAG
- a CDS encoding AMP-dependent synthetase/ligase, which produces MPVNTDSSFVDDMVANVALQFLDRVARSPRAEAFRTVEGDGWVPVTWAEAGAQVSRLAAGLLSLSLQPEQRVGIASGTRYEWILADLAVMCAAGATTTVYPSTNAEDTAYILSDSECRVVFAEDDEQIAKLKDNKSELPHLTKVVTFDGTTDGDWVIGLDDLAALGDTYLAEHPHVIEETAQKIGPDQLATLIYTSGTTGRPKGVRLRHRSWVYEGSAIAAQNILSEDDLEFRWLPMAHSFGKVLLSTQLAIGYSAAIDGRVEKIVDNLGVVKPTFMGAAPRIFEKAHARIVTMQAAEGGAKEAIFKQAFKVGLAVDRAKRDGRSPGLLLNAQHAVFDRLVFAKVRERFGGRVRFFISGAAALNQEIAEWFHAAGILILEGYGLTESSAGSFVNLPDSYKMGTVGHIFPGSEVRLGDGDEIQIKGPGVMDGYHNLPEETEKSLTDDGWLRTGDKGEVDADGFLRITGRIKELFKTSGGKYIAPPAIESKFKAICPYASQFVVFGNERNFVVALITLDPDALADWAKEHAVSGDYAEIVKSDACQKMVAGYVDELNGRLNRWETIKKWQLLDHDLSVESGELTPSMKVKRNVVEDNYASVIDGFYS; this is translated from the coding sequence ATGCCCGTCAACACCGACAGCAGCTTCGTGGACGACATGGTCGCCAACGTCGCCCTCCAGTTCCTCGACCGGGTTGCTCGCAGCCCGCGCGCGGAGGCCTTCCGCACGGTGGAGGGTGACGGCTGGGTGCCGGTCACCTGGGCCGAGGCAGGCGCCCAGGTGTCGCGGCTCGCGGCCGGGCTGCTGTCGCTCAGCCTCCAGCCGGAGCAGCGCGTCGGGATCGCCTCGGGCACCCGCTACGAGTGGATCCTGGCCGACCTCGCGGTGATGTGCGCGGCCGGCGCCACCACGACGGTGTACCCGTCGACCAACGCCGAGGACACGGCGTACATCCTCAGTGACAGCGAGTGCCGGGTGGTCTTCGCGGAGGACGACGAGCAGATCGCCAAGCTCAAGGACAACAAGTCCGAGCTGCCGCACCTGACGAAGGTCGTCACGTTCGACGGCACCACCGACGGTGACTGGGTGATCGGCCTGGATGACCTCGCTGCGCTCGGGGACACCTATCTCGCCGAGCACCCCCACGTGATCGAGGAGACCGCGCAGAAGATCGGCCCCGACCAGCTGGCGACGCTGATCTACACCTCGGGGACCACCGGCCGCCCGAAGGGCGTGCGCCTGCGGCACCGCTCGTGGGTCTACGAGGGCTCGGCGATCGCCGCCCAGAACATCCTCAGCGAGGACGACCTCGAGTTCCGGTGGCTGCCGATGGCCCACTCCTTCGGCAAGGTCCTGCTCTCCACCCAGCTGGCGATCGGCTACTCGGCGGCCATCGACGGACGCGTGGAGAAGATCGTGGACAACCTGGGGGTCGTGAAGCCGACGTTCATGGGGGCCGCACCGCGGATCTTCGAGAAGGCGCACGCCCGGATCGTCACCATGCAGGCCGCGGAGGGCGGCGCCAAGGAGGCGATCTTCAAGCAGGCCTTCAAGGTCGGCCTCGCCGTGGACCGGGCCAAGCGCGACGGCCGCAGCCCCGGGCTCCTTCTCAACGCCCAGCACGCGGTGTTCGACCGGCTGGTCTTCGCCAAGGTGCGGGAACGCTTCGGCGGCCGGGTGCGCTTCTTCATCTCGGGCGCCGCCGCCCTCAACCAGGAGATCGCCGAGTGGTTCCACGCCGCGGGCATCCTGATCCTGGAGGGCTACGGGCTGACCGAGTCCTCGGCCGGCTCGTTCGTGAACCTGCCCGACAGCTACAAGATGGGCACCGTCGGACACATCTTCCCGGGCAGTGAGGTGCGGCTCGGTGACGGCGACGAGATCCAGATCAAGGGGCCGGGCGTGATGGACGGCTATCACAACCTGCCCGAGGAGACCGAGAAGTCACTCACCGACGACGGCTGGCTGCGGACCGGTGACAAGGGCGAGGTCGACGCGGACGGCTTCCTGCGGATCACCGGCCGGATCAAGGAGCTCTTCAAGACCTCCGGCGGGAAGTACATCGCCCCGCCCGCGATCGAGTCGAAGTTCAAGGCGATCTGTCCCTACGCCAGCCAGTTCGTGGTGTTCGGCAACGAACGCAACTTCGTGGTCGCCCTGATCACCCTCGACCCCGACGCCCTGGCCGACTGGGCCAAGGAGCACGCCGTCAGCGGCGACTACGCCGAGATCGTCAAGTCGGACGCGTGCCAGAAGATGGTGGCCGGGTACGTCGACGAGCTCAATGGTCGCCTGAACCGGTGGGAGACCATCAAGAAGTGGCAGCTCCTGGACCACGACCTCTCCGTCGAGTCCGGTGAGCTCACTCCCTCGATGAAGGTCAAGCGCAACGTCGTCGAGGACAACTACGCCTCGGTGATCGACGGCTTCTACTCCTGA
- a CDS encoding MFS transporter, giving the protein MAGTVEVTVGQSLRRVLANKPLRRVQLAFFGSLVGDWAYGTALTVWAYRDGGAAAVGAFTAARFVSMAFTAPLGAVVADRVPRRAFMITLDLVRAVLVAGAALSLGVGGPSWTIYALGLLAAVVGGPFRAAQAGLIPQLVDEPEQLTAANAVAANLENVVVFVGPALGAALVGLTGVELVFWVNVGSFLVSFLLVLGVRVPHRPATTGDPAADDEEGGFLRQVTAGFALVARERDLRTTSLLAFCQGFIWGALMVFLVVLAVTTLNTGPAGVGFLNTVIGAMTIVGGAVVLGRMKGGRLGSDMTLGVLGWSVPLLVMAAVPSPITTVLALAVIGLMDPWVNLGLETIPQRIAPERAISRVYAAVDSSLTGAIALGALVAPWLLDTLGLRGSLALLGVVVTAYAVSTWPHMRRLDVRLEQPVTLPLLSSLALFAPLSPATRESLARRLVQVDVAPGTVVVAEGEVSDRFYVIGSGEVQVTQAGTLLRTETDGDFFGEIGLLRDVPRTASVTATSPTRLYALDRAEFLGAVTGHDDSLAATEEVVTHRLAV; this is encoded by the coding sequence ATGGCCGGCACGGTGGAGGTGACGGTCGGCCAGTCCCTGCGGCGCGTCCTGGCCAACAAGCCGCTGCGCCGGGTGCAGCTGGCCTTCTTCGGTTCGCTGGTCGGGGACTGGGCCTACGGGACGGCACTGACCGTCTGGGCCTACCGCGACGGCGGGGCGGCCGCGGTCGGCGCGTTCACCGCGGCGCGATTCGTCTCGATGGCGTTCACGGCGCCGCTCGGGGCGGTGGTCGCGGACCGGGTGCCGCGCCGCGCGTTCATGATCACCCTCGACCTGGTCCGGGCCGTCCTGGTCGCCGGTGCTGCGCTGTCCCTGGGCGTCGGTGGGCCGTCGTGGACGATCTACGCGCTGGGGCTGCTGGCGGCGGTCGTGGGCGGACCGTTCCGGGCCGCCCAGGCCGGCCTGATCCCCCAGCTGGTCGACGAGCCCGAGCAGCTCACCGCGGCCAACGCGGTGGCCGCCAACCTGGAGAACGTCGTGGTCTTCGTCGGCCCGGCCCTCGGGGCTGCGCTGGTCGGGCTGACCGGGGTCGAGCTCGTCTTCTGGGTCAACGTCGGCAGCTTCCTGGTCTCCTTCCTGCTGGTGCTCGGCGTCCGGGTGCCGCACCGGCCGGCGACCACCGGTGACCCGGCCGCCGACGACGAGGAGGGGGGCTTCCTGCGTCAGGTCACCGCGGGATTCGCGCTGGTGGCCCGCGAACGGGACCTGCGCACGACCTCGCTGCTGGCGTTCTGCCAGGGGTTCATCTGGGGTGCGCTGATGGTGTTCCTCGTGGTGCTCGCCGTGACGACGCTGAACACCGGCCCCGCCGGTGTCGGCTTCCTGAACACCGTGATCGGAGCGATGACCATCGTCGGCGGGGCCGTGGTGCTGGGCCGGATGAAGGGCGGGCGGCTCGGGTCCGACATGACGCTCGGGGTGCTCGGCTGGTCCGTGCCGTTGCTGGTGATGGCGGCGGTGCCGTCGCCGATCACCACCGTCCTCGCCCTGGCCGTGATCGGCCTGATGGATCCCTGGGTGAACCTCGGCCTGGAGACGATCCCGCAGCGGATCGCTCCGGAGCGCGCCATCTCGCGCGTGTATGCCGCCGTGGACAGCTCGCTGACCGGTGCGATCGCGCTCGGCGCCCTGGTCGCACCGTGGCTGCTCGACACGCTGGGGCTGCGCGGGTCGCTGGCGCTCCTGGGCGTCGTGGTGACGGCGTACGCCGTCTCGACCTGGCCGCACATGCGGCGCCTCGACGTGCGGCTCGAGCAGCCCGTCACCCTCCCGCTGCTCAGCTCCCTGGCCCTCTTCGCCCCGCTGTCACCCGCCACTCGGGAGTCCCTGGCCCGCCGGCTGGTCCAGGTCGACGTGGCGCCGGGCACGGTCGTGGTCGCCGAGGGCGAGGTCTCGGACCGGTTCTACGTGATCGGGTCGGGCGAGGTGCAGGTCACCCAGGCCGGCACCCTGCTGCGCACGGAGACGGATGGCGACTTCTTCGGCGAGATCGGGCTGCTGCGCGACGTCCCCCGCACCGCCTCCGTGACCGCCACGTCCCCGACCCGGCTCTATGCGCTGGACCGCGCCGAGTTCCTGGGCGCGGTGACCGGGCACGACGACTCGCTCGCCGCGACCGAGGAGGTCGTCACGCACCGGCTCGCGGTGTGA
- a CDS encoding aminoglycoside phosphotransferase family protein, translating into MTAVTIRLPRGLEEQRGLGPDWGRWLDDLPARLADVLADWELTRDGDDLWHGFCSLVAPVRTADGDSAVLKLGFDGDDESEHEALALQHWHGDGFVRLLRANPHRRALLLERLHRRDLSGLWDLEACEVVAGFYPRIHRPALPQLATVTSYVERWLDNLAAMPNDAPIPRRLVEQALSLGADLVSDPASVGRIVHGDLHYENVLAADREPWLVIDPKPMSGDPHFEPAPMLWNRFGELADDVRGGVRRRFHTLVDVAGLDEDRARDWVVVRMVLNAHWSVEDAVRVNRSLTAEDREWITRCITITKAVQD; encoded by the coding sequence ATGACCGCCGTGACGATCCGGCTGCCCCGCGGGCTCGAGGAGCAGCGAGGGCTCGGACCCGACTGGGGTCGGTGGCTCGACGACCTCCCGGCTCGCCTCGCCGACGTGCTGGCCGACTGGGAGCTGACCCGAGACGGCGACGACCTGTGGCACGGCTTCTGCTCGCTGGTCGCGCCGGTCCGCACCGCCGACGGCGACTCGGCCGTGCTCAAGCTCGGCTTCGACGGGGACGACGAGTCCGAGCACGAGGCGCTGGCTCTCCAGCACTGGCACGGCGACGGCTTCGTGCGGCTGCTGCGGGCCAACCCGCACCGTCGGGCCCTCCTGCTGGAGCGACTGCACCGACGCGACCTCAGCGGGCTCTGGGACCTCGAGGCGTGCGAGGTGGTGGCCGGCTTCTACCCACGCATCCACCGGCCGGCCCTCCCGCAGCTGGCCACGGTGACGTCGTACGTCGAACGCTGGCTCGACAACCTGGCGGCGATGCCGAACGACGCCCCGATCCCGCGCCGCCTGGTGGAGCAGGCGCTGTCGCTCGGCGCCGACCTCGTCTCCGACCCGGCGAGCGTCGGCCGCATCGTGCACGGCGACCTGCACTACGAGAACGTGCTGGCCGCCGACCGCGAGCCCTGGCTGGTGATCGACCCCAAGCCGATGTCCGGTGACCCGCACTTCGAGCCGGCCCCGATGCTGTGGAACCGGTTCGGCGAGCTCGCCGACGACGTGCGCGGTGGGGTCCGGCGGCGCTTCCACACCCTCGTCGACGTGGCCGGGCTCGACGAGGACCGCGCGCGGGACTGGGTGGTGGTGCGGATGGTCCTCAACGCCCACTGGTCGGTGGAGGACGCGGTGAGGGTCAACCGCTCGCTCACCGCGGAGGACCGCGAGTGGATCACCCGCTGCATCACCATCACCAAGGCCGTGCAGGACTGA
- a CDS encoding winged helix DNA-binding domain-containing protein → MTGYDLEELRGLSLARQFPDVVGRDATAVVDAVARSGPIQSQSARAPFVGLGARLPGLTHEAITEAYESLAIVRGSNIRGTVHTSTADDQALLDATTRVGNRPLWSRMLRLDHTELEEVWAAIEGFADDEWRTPAELLGFLKGWLAGHGEEASSSRLDHDGGRYFAFGHGGLVRRPLTGAWSGQGAPGYRTAAALLPGRVVPDDPVLEAARHHLAAHGPSSRHDLAWWSGLGLRQVDALLERLGPDWREGPDGRAYADLPGAPPPRDLPGVRLLPEFDALLCGYDPKARDRFVGTADNEVLWHRANGLMLAPLLVDGRIGGHWRLDGTGRARSLTVTSFPGSRRPRRTEVDDAVAALVAGLGVTVSVVAFGD, encoded by the coding sequence GTGACGGGCTACGACCTCGAGGAGCTCCGCGGGCTCTCGTTGGCCCGCCAGTTCCCGGACGTCGTGGGCCGCGACGCCACCGCCGTCGTCGACGCGGTCGCCCGCTCCGGTCCGATCCAGTCCCAGAGTGCGAGAGCGCCGTTCGTCGGCCTCGGCGCGCGCCTGCCCGGGCTGACCCACGAGGCGATCACCGAGGCCTACGAGTCGCTGGCGATCGTGCGCGGCAGCAACATCCGTGGCACCGTCCACACGTCGACCGCCGACGACCAGGCGCTGCTGGACGCCACCACCCGGGTCGGCAACCGTCCCCTGTGGAGCAGGATGCTGCGGCTCGACCACACCGAGCTCGAGGAGGTCTGGGCGGCCATCGAGGGGTTCGCCGACGACGAGTGGCGCACGCCCGCCGAGCTGCTCGGCTTCCTGAAGGGCTGGCTCGCCGGGCACGGCGAGGAGGCGTCCTCGTCCCGGCTGGACCACGACGGGGGACGCTACTTCGCGTTCGGCCACGGAGGGCTGGTCCGGCGGCCGCTCACCGGCGCCTGGTCCGGACAGGGCGCTCCCGGCTACCGCACGGCAGCGGCGTTGCTGCCGGGTCGGGTCGTGCCCGACGACCCCGTGCTGGAGGCGGCACGACACCACCTGGCCGCCCACGGGCCGTCGAGCCGTCACGACCTCGCCTGGTGGTCGGGCCTCGGCCTGCGCCAGGTCGACGCGCTGCTCGAGCGCCTCGGGCCGGACTGGCGCGAGGGCCCGGACGGACGGGCCTACGCCGACCTGCCGGGCGCTCCCCCACCGCGCGACCTGCCCGGCGTGCGCCTGCTGCCGGAGTTCGACGCCCTGCTGTGCGGCTACGACCCGAAGGCCCGCGACCGCTTCGTCGGCACCGCCGACAACGAGGTGCTGTGGCACCGCGCCAACGGGCTGATGCTGGCGCCGCTCCTGGTCGACGGGCGGATCGGGGGGCACTGGCGTCTCGACGGCACGGGCCGGGCCCGGTCACTGACCGTGACGTCGTTCCCCGGGTCGCGACGGCCGCGGCGGACCGAGGTCGACGACGCGGTCGCGGCGCTGGTCGCCGGTCTCGGCGTGACCGTCTCCGTGGTCGCGTTCGGCGACTGA
- a CDS encoding GNAT family N-acetyltransferase: MARTPLGSPVPRAVAVVVRGHKVLVIRRRLDGREYAVLPGGGIEQGETAAQAAVRELAEECTLEGTVLRHLFDGDHGGRTASYFLVDVAEGEPVLGGAEAEEQDPENTFQPLWATAPELELLDLLPEEIRPLLVQAAWPLTVTEAGAADRPVVEALWQLYQHDLSEFRHSAPGPDGRFDAGRLRSYADRPDRAAYVARLGDVPCGFALVRGLADGRTRRMGEFFVTRSARRRGVAAELARSVVSAHPGPWEIPFQDENPRAAAFWRRFAAETMTGVSERRVPVPGKPHLPPDVWLAGAVATDWVDWHAPYADPASALSRRLAIVQSHVVRVLDETSPRPVRVLSICAGDGRDLLGVLAGRPDADRVIATLVELDPDLCDRARSAAAVAGLTGIDVRTGDAGDPTTYAGVGAADLVLASGIFGNVPDDDVRRTIGRLPAVSAPGATVVWTRHRNPPDLTPAIRGWFRDGGFEEVAFEAPADVAFSVGVHRWTGAEGDGELGGERLFTFFR, encoded by the coding sequence GTGGCCCGGACGCCGCTCGGGAGCCCGGTGCCGCGCGCCGTCGCGGTGGTGGTGCGCGGCCACAAGGTGCTGGTGATCAGGCGGCGCCTCGACGGACGCGAGTACGCCGTGCTGCCGGGCGGAGGCATCGAGCAGGGGGAGACAGCGGCGCAGGCGGCGGTCCGCGAGCTGGCCGAGGAGTGCACCCTCGAGGGCACCGTGCTGCGGCACCTCTTCGACGGCGACCACGGCGGCCGCACCGCGTCGTACTTCCTGGTCGACGTGGCCGAGGGGGAGCCGGTGCTCGGTGGGGCCGAGGCCGAGGAGCAGGACCCGGAGAACACCTTCCAGCCGCTCTGGGCCACCGCGCCCGAGCTGGAGCTCCTCGACCTGCTGCCGGAGGAGATCCGGCCGCTGCTCGTGCAGGCAGCGTGGCCGCTGACCGTGACCGAGGCGGGCGCCGCCGACCGCCCGGTCGTCGAGGCGCTGTGGCAGCTCTACCAGCACGACCTCTCGGAGTTCCGGCACTCGGCACCCGGGCCGGACGGCAGGTTCGATGCCGGTCGGCTCCGGTCGTACGCCGACCGTCCGGACCGGGCCGCCTACGTGGCCCGGCTGGGCGACGTGCCCTGCGGCTTCGCCCTCGTCCGCGGGCTCGCCGACGGCCGCACGCGTCGGATGGGGGAGTTCTTCGTGACCCGGTCGGCGCGCCGTCGCGGGGTCGCCGCTGAGCTCGCCCGCTCGGTGGTGAGCGCGCACCCCGGCCCCTGGGAGATCCCGTTCCAGGACGAGAACCCGAGGGCGGCGGCTTTCTGGAGACGGTTCGCCGCGGAGACGATGACCGGTGTCTCGGAGCGTCGGGTGCCGGTGCCCGGCAAGCCGCACCTGCCGCCGGACGTCTGGCTGGCGGGCGCGGTCGCCACCGACTGGGTCGACTGGCACGCGCCGTACGCCGATCCGGCGTCCGCCCTGTCGAGGAGGCTGGCGATCGTTCAGTCACACGTCGTGCGGGTCCTCGACGAGACCTCCCCTCGGCCGGTGCGGGTGCTCAGCATCTGCGCCGGGGACGGCCGCGACCTGCTGGGCGTACTGGCCGGCCGCCCGGACGCCGATCGGGTGATCGCGACCCTCGTGGAGCTCGACCCCGATCTCTGCGACCGGGCCCGTTCGGCAGCGGCGGTCGCGGGGCTGACCGGCATCGACGTCCGCACCGGCGACGCGGGTGACCCCACGACGTACGCCGGGGTCGGGGCGGCAGACCTGGTGCTGGCGTCCGGGATCTTCGGCAACGTGCCGGACGACGACGTACGCCGCACCATCGGCCGGCTGCCGGCGGTGAGCGCCCCGGGCGCCACCGTGGTCTGGACCCGGCACCGCAACCCGCCGGACCTGACCCCGGCGATCCGCGGCTGGTTCCGGGACGGCGGGTTCGAGGAGGTCGCCTTCGAGGCGCCCGCCGACGTCGCGTTCAGCGTGGGAGTCCACCGGTGGACCGGCGCGGAGGGCGACGGCGAGCTGGGCGGCGAGAGACTGTTCACCTTCTTCCGGTGA